ACCATCGAGCAAAATCGCGGACAACAGGTCGCCGCTTATACCTATCTCAACCCGTCGGTGAACGCCAACAGTGGCCGCGGCAGAATGAGAGACTTGGGTCTCTTCGATCCGGCGGTGCGGGAGTCCCTCACCGAATTCAACCTGACTGTCGGCCAACCGATCGAGTGGCCTTCGAAGCGCGCAGCCCGCCAACGGGCGACAGAAGCGGGCGTGGCCAGCGCGTCGGCCGGCCTGGCGGAAACCCAGTTAAATTTGATCGCCGACGTCAAGGTCGCCTTTTACGATCTCCTTCTGGCCCAGCGGGCGCTGGTGCTCGCACAGCAGAATCTCGCCACTGTCGAAGACGTCGATAAGGCAGTGCGGACCAGGGTACGCCTGGGAGAGAGTCCCCAGTTCGAGGCGATTCGTTCCGGAGTGGAAGTGCTGAAGGCCAATCAGTCGTTGACCAGAGCGGCCAATACCGTGCGCATCAATCGGGTGATGCTCGATACCCTGACCGCCGGTTCACTGGGCCCCACCTATGCGATCGATGGGCAACTCCACCGTGTGGGCCCTGGATTCGGTATCGACATTCTGACCGAACGCGCGCTCAGCCAGCATCCGACCATCGTGCGCCTGCGCAAGTCGGTCGAACAGGCCGATCATAGCCTCGAATTCGAACGTCAGGCCCGCGTGCCCAACATCACGATCGGCGGCAGCTACTGGCGGGAAATTGGTCGGGAAGCCTTCACCGGCGGGGTGTCGTTTCCCACTCCAGTGTGGGACCGTCGGCAGGGC
The Nitrospira defluvii DNA segment above includes these coding regions:
- a CDS encoding TolC family protein — encoded protein: MLLTLLSLAWLPPSTGWCASPSSNAASQAGPEPVYSLQSVLDLALARNPTVASAEGTIEQNRGQQVAAYTYLNPSVNANSGRGRMRDLGLFDPAVRESLTEFNLTVGQPIEWPSKRAARQRATEAGVASASAGLAETQLNLIADVKVAFYDLLLAQRALVLAQQNLATVEDVDKAVRTRVRLGESPQFEAIRSGVEVLKANQSLTRAANTVRINRVMLDTLTAGSLGPTYAIDGQLHRVGPGFGIDILTERALSQHPTIVRLRKSVEQADHSLEFERQARVPNITIGGSYWREIGREAFTGGVSFPTPVWDRRQGEIISALGSKRKGEAEFLRARNELIRNISQHFQDAKTTADLIEVYEKGLLKQADEALRIAKFSFQQGASSLIEVLDAQRVQRQILLDYAQAQFDLSMSLALLERAVGGAI